In the genome of Hymenobacter taeanensis, one region contains:
- a CDS encoding gliding motility-associated C-terminal domain-containing protein — MSLPVPLLFVRAGRHLLLVLALLLSIPAAFATHIVGGEMELQYRSGSTYRLTLNLYFDAINGNPGALDQQMTASIFDKANNRRMQNVVLPLTSNTFVQYTNPACTTPTLSTRKLVYTSDITLEQALYVSAAGYYAAVERCCRNNGISNIVAPQNAAQTFYLEFPAVVRNGRQFIDSTPRIFPPLGDYACRGEMFYYDFGGQDADGDSLVYDMVTPLNGYSNTVAPLPNQAQPAPYPGITWATGRSTTNQIPGTPTLGIDSRTGRLTVRPSQLGLFVFGVRCSEYRQKVKIGETRRDFQLYVLNCPQNTAPSVLVYNGTGKQPAYVPGRDTLHLMPGGNRCLSIRFTDVDPSSRLTLTTRPVNFSGIVPSFTTVSSGMVRAAGVPDTLTATLCFPECQDTKGQVYLLDVIVADNGCSLPKLDTVRVAFTAIPPPNAPPVLTTTFPTEAPAAAPIIVRLPVGAIYTANLTGTDADRDPLVLTAVGQGFDLAAAGMQFTAQNGVGRADGTFTWQASCEAAKLQENLRVQFQLQETTKCTPVPQLRTVQFVVLPPVDTVSFLPPNIITPNGDGKNDAFELPTLPPDYCDGRFAGIRVYSRWGTEVFHSPERTFRWNGAGTPGMYFYLISFTNGRRYKGWLQVLP, encoded by the coding sequence ATGAGTTTACCTGTACCACTTCTTTTTGTGCGCGCCGGCCGACACCTGCTGCTTGTACTTGCACTGCTGCTTAGCATACCTGCCGCTTTCGCCACGCACATTGTAGGCGGCGAAATGGAGCTGCAGTACCGCAGCGGCAGCACGTATCGGCTTACCCTGAACCTGTACTTCGATGCCATTAACGGCAACCCAGGCGCACTTGACCAGCAGATGACGGCCAGCATTTTCGACAAGGCCAATAATCGCCGCATGCAAAACGTGGTGCTGCCGCTTACCAGCAATACCTTTGTGCAGTATACCAACCCGGCCTGTACTACGCCCACGCTCAGCACGCGCAAGTTGGTATACACCAGCGACATCACCCTTGAGCAGGCGCTCTACGTCAGCGCGGCGGGCTACTACGCCGCGGTGGAGCGCTGCTGCCGCAATAATGGTATCAGCAACATTGTGGCCCCACAGAACGCTGCCCAAACGTTTTACCTGGAGTTTCCGGCAGTAGTACGAAATGGCCGCCAGTTTATTGACTCTACCCCGCGCATTTTCCCGCCACTAGGTGACTATGCCTGCCGGGGCGAAATGTTTTACTACGACTTTGGGGGGCAAGACGCGGATGGCGACTCACTGGTGTACGACATGGTAACGCCACTTAATGGCTATTCCAACACGGTAGCGCCCCTGCCCAATCAGGCTCAGCCAGCACCCTATCCTGGTATTACCTGGGCCACGGGCCGTAGCACTACCAATCAAATTCCGGGCACCCCCACGCTCGGCATTGACTCCCGCACGGGGCGGCTCACGGTGCGCCCTTCGCAGCTAGGCCTGTTTGTGTTTGGTGTGCGCTGCAGCGAGTACCGCCAGAAGGTCAAGATTGGAGAGACCCGCCGCGATTTTCAGCTGTATGTGTTGAACTGCCCCCAAAATACGGCTCCCAGCGTGCTGGTGTATAACGGCACCGGTAAGCAACCGGCCTATGTTCCTGGCCGCGACACTCTGCACCTTATGCCAGGCGGTAACCGCTGCCTCAGCATCCGCTTCACTGATGTAGACCCCAGCTCTCGCTTAACGCTCACTACCCGGCCCGTTAACTTCAGTGGCATCGTGCCTTCGTTCACCACGGTGTCAAGTGGCATGGTGCGTGCAGCCGGTGTGCCTGACACGCTCACGGCCACGCTCTGCTTCCCGGAGTGCCAAGACACCAAGGGCCAGGTATACCTGCTGGATGTGATAGTGGCCGACAATGGCTGCAGCCTGCCCAAGCTTGATACCGTGCGGGTAGCCTTCACGGCCATACCGCCGCCCAATGCGCCGCCCGTTCTCACTACCACATTCCCGACTGAAGCGCCAGCAGCGGCGCCAATAATAGTGCGCTTGCCCGTGGGGGCCATTTACACGGCCAACCTCACCGGCACCGATGCCGACCGGGACCCCTTAGTGCTTACGGCCGTAGGCCAGGGGTTTGATTTAGCCGCCGCCGGCATGCAGTTCACGGCGCAGAACGGAGTTGGCCGGGCCGATGGCACGTTCACCTGGCAAGCCTCGTGTGAGGCCGCGAAGCTACAAGAAAACCTTAGGGTACAATTTCAGCTGCAGGAAACTACCAAGTGCACCCCAGTGCCCCAACTCCGGACGGTGCAGTTTGTGGTGCTGCCGCCCGTTGATACAGTGAGCTTTCTGCCACCTAACATTATCACCCCCAATGGCGACGGCAAAAACGACGCCTTCGAGCTTCCTACTCTGCCACCCGACTACTGCGACGGGCGCTTTGCGGGTATCCGTGTTTACTCGCGCTGGGGCACCGAGGTGTTTCATTCCCCTGAGCGCACCTTCCGCTGGAACGGCGCCGGCACCCCAGGTATGTATTTCTACCTTATCAGCTTCACCAACGGCCGGCGTTACAAAGGCTGGCTGCAGGTATTGCCATAG
- a CDS encoding MFS transporter, protein MTENLTHRQKMLTFAGILLAMFLGSLDQTIVSTALPRIVADLHGLDRFTWVATAYLVASTTLVPIYGKLADTYSRRKIEVVAVSIFSDGLHALWPGGRVWRPASIR, encoded by the coding sequence ATGACTGAAAATCTCACTCACCGCCAGAAGATGCTCACATTTGCGGGCATTCTGCTGGCCATGTTTTTGGGCTCCCTTGACCAAACCATTGTTTCTACAGCGCTGCCCCGTATTGTGGCCGACTTGCATGGCCTCGACCGCTTTACCTGGGTAGCAACGGCTTACCTGGTGGCCAGCACCACGCTGGTACCTATTTATGGAAAGCTGGCCGATACGTATTCGCGCCGGAAGATTGAAGTAGTGGCCGTGAGCATTTTTTCTGATGGGCTCCATGCTCTGTGGCCTGGCGGGAGAGTTTGGCGACCTGCCTCTATTAGGTGA
- a CDS encoding LacI family DNA-binding transcriptional regulator, producing MMKCTKCYSADAVMRAGFIRGRQRYLCKACSYHFTDDKTPQVSETKPRQTTISDVAKVLGVAPSTVSRALNGHSDINANTRQAILEVARQLDYQPNLLAQSLKSSETNTIGVVIPDIERPFFATAVSGIQQVVGEAGYRVMICQSKESYDMEVSNVQALIASRVDGLLICHSRETENFDHVKPEACRGIPVIHFDRVSNEVDSAKVILDDWNGAFSVTEHLIEQGARRIAILAGPESLLISRNRLAGYQNALKRHHMPLRPEYETHINFRPEAAVAALDNWLSLPEPPDAIFAINYTNAFDLLVALKQRGIRVPDDMAVVGFGDEFMASMIEPGLTTVNLHPYRIGQQAARLFLEQVRQKESFQPRTFVITGDLVIRQSSLLGKGSFFKLEI from the coding sequence ATGATGAAATGCACAAAGTGCTATTCGGCCGATGCTGTTATGCGGGCGGGCTTTATCCGAGGACGGCAGCGTTACCTGTGCAAAGCGTGTAGCTACCATTTCACGGATGACAAAACCCCGCAGGTGTCGGAGACGAAACCCCGGCAAACAACCATCAGCGACGTAGCTAAAGTGCTGGGCGTGGCACCTTCTACCGTATCACGGGCGCTCAATGGCCACTCCGATATTAATGCCAACACCCGGCAAGCTATTCTGGAGGTAGCCCGGCAGTTAGATTACCAGCCCAACCTACTGGCGCAGAGCCTGAAAAGCAGCGAAACCAACACCATTGGGGTAGTTATTCCCGACATTGAGCGGCCCTTCTTCGCTACGGCAGTCAGTGGGATTCAGCAGGTGGTAGGCGAGGCCGGTTACCGCGTTATGATCTGCCAGTCGAAGGAAAGCTATGATATGGAAGTCAGCAACGTGCAGGCGCTTATTGCCAGCCGCGTGGATGGCCTGCTGATTTGCCACTCCCGAGAAACAGAAAACTTCGACCACGTGAAGCCGGAAGCCTGCCGGGGTATTCCTGTTATTCACTTCGACCGGGTGAGCAACGAGGTTGATAGCGCCAAAGTGATTTTGGACGACTGGAATGGCGCTTTCAGCGTGACGGAGCACCTCATTGAACAGGGGGCCCGCCGCATTGCTATTCTGGCCGGACCGGAATCGTTATTGATCAGCCGCAATCGATTGGCGGGCTATCAGAACGCCCTGAAACGGCACCACATGCCCCTGCGCCCAGAGTACGAAACTCATATCAACTTTAGGCCCGAAGCGGCGGTGGCAGCCCTCGATAACTGGCTGTCCCTGCCAGAGCCGCCCGATGCCATTTTCGCTATAAACTACACCAACGCGTTTGATTTGCTGGTAGCGCTCAAACAGCGCGGTATTCGCGTGCCCGATGACATGGCAGTAGTGGGTTTCGGAGATGAATTTATGGCGTCTATGATTGAGCCGGGGCTGACCACTGTAAACCTCCACCCCTACCGTATTGGCCAGCAAGCCGCCCGCCTCTTTTTAGAGCAGGTACGCCAGAAGGAAAGCTTCCAACCCCGCACGTTCGTTATTACCGGCGACTTGGTCATTCGGCAATCTTCGCTACTAGGCAAAGGCAGTTTCTTCAAGCTTGAGATATAG
- a CDS encoding MFS transporter — MLCGLAGEFGDLPLLGDGMTQLVVFRAIQGFGGAGLFAMAFIIIADLFPPAERGRYQGFTGAVFGTSSVLGPLLGGFLTDQGSNWIPGVAGWRLVFYVNLPLGLVALWFILTQMPALKPSTEAKPLDYFSAFLLMTGLGPLVVALQLNKTDYPWTSPFTLTLLGVAVASLVLFVVRSIRHDNPILDLNLFRNHVFRTANGALFLLGGAFLGIIIFEPLYMVNVLGVTATKAGVSLIPLSMGVVLGSLLAGQMVSRFGHYKRWMLGGLIVLLGGLSLLATMPTTVGYWHVLGYLLLCGVGLGPTMPLYTLAIQNAIEPHLMGQATSASQFFRQIGGAITASILGAILTFTLAHSLPASATPAASTAQKTVVAEGPALPAAAGTPGSPAMRTAFSSAISRVYMFNIFLVLGGLIMTLFVPELPLRKTNAPDAAPPGTE, encoded by the coding sequence ATGCTCTGTGGCCTGGCGGGAGAGTTTGGCGACCTGCCTCTATTAGGTGATGGCATGACTCAGCTGGTAGTGTTCCGGGCCATTCAGGGGTTTGGGGGTGCCGGGCTGTTTGCCATGGCCTTTATTATCATCGCCGATCTGTTTCCGCCCGCTGAACGGGGGCGCTACCAAGGGTTTACGGGCGCGGTGTTTGGTACCTCCTCGGTGCTGGGCCCGCTGCTGGGCGGCTTCCTCACCGACCAGGGCAGCAACTGGATTCCGGGCGTGGCCGGCTGGCGGCTGGTGTTCTATGTAAACCTGCCGCTAGGCCTAGTGGCTCTCTGGTTTATCCTGACGCAAATGCCTGCCCTGAAGCCGAGTACCGAAGCCAAGCCGCTTGATTACTTTTCGGCATTCCTGCTGATGACGGGCCTTGGCCCCCTCGTAGTAGCTCTGCAGCTCAACAAAACCGACTACCCCTGGACCTCGCCCTTCACCCTTACCCTGTTAGGGGTTGCCGTGGCCTCTCTAGTGCTGTTTGTGGTGCGCAGCATACGCCACGACAACCCCATTCTGGACTTAAACTTGTTCCGGAACCACGTTTTTAGAACGGCTAATGGGGCGTTGTTTCTGCTGGGCGGGGCTTTTCTGGGCATCATTATTTTTGAGCCGCTTTATATGGTGAACGTGCTGGGAGTGACTGCCACCAAAGCTGGGGTGAGCCTGATTCCGCTGTCGATGGGCGTGGTACTGGGCTCGTTGCTGGCGGGGCAAATGGTGTCGCGGTTTGGGCACTACAAGCGCTGGATGCTGGGTGGCCTGATAGTGCTGCTGGGTGGGCTTTCTCTGCTGGCAACTATGCCCACCACCGTAGGGTATTGGCACGTACTGGGCTACCTGCTGCTGTGCGGCGTTGGGCTGGGCCCCACTATGCCTCTGTATACACTGGCCATCCAAAATGCCATTGAACCCCACCTGATGGGCCAGGCCACCTCGGCCAGTCAGTTTTTCCGGCAAATTGGAGGGGCTATTACGGCCTCTATTCTGGGAGCTATTCTCACTTTTACGCTCGCCCACAGCCTGCCGGCCAGCGCTACCCCCGCTGCTTCTACAGCCCAGAAAACTGTGGTGGCCGAAGGTCCGGCCTTACCTGCTGCGGCCGGCACGCCAGGCTCCCCGGCCATGCGTACGGCATTTAGCAGCGCCATCTCGCGGGTATATATGTTCAACATCTTCTTGGTGCTGGGCGGGCTGATTATGACGCTGTTTGTGCCGGAGCTGCCTTTGCGCAAGACCAACGCGCCCGATGCCGCGCCTCCGGGCACGGAGTAG
- a CDS encoding LLM class flavin-dependent oxidoreductase produces MENHSPIRLSVLDQSPVPLGHTPREALQHTLELARLTDRLGYSRFWVSEHHNANSLAGSAPEVLLARLGAETNRIRIGSGGVMLPHYSALKVAENFRLLEALYPGRVDLGIGRAPGTDRITAHALNPHNTFSDEDFGEQLMSLRAYLRDEEVPDTIHERVKAAPFISTVPELWLLSSSGQSGLFAAHIGAAFSFAHFINPVGGPKMVQLYRERFQPSPELAQPLANVAVFVLCADTEAKAQELADTLALQMLKLELGDRTPVGPYSTVQEYVLAPEQRHRLAHHHRRIVSGTPEWVKEELLQLATHYQVDEVVAVTIAYDYADRLRSYELLAEVFELEAASTPALTP; encoded by the coding sequence ATGGAAAACCATTCACCTATCCGCTTAAGCGTACTCGATCAGTCGCCGGTGCCACTGGGGCACACCCCGCGTGAGGCCTTACAGCATACCCTGGAGCTAGCCCGCCTGACCGACCGCCTGGGCTACTCCCGGTTTTGGGTTTCGGAACACCACAATGCAAACTCCCTGGCTGGCTCGGCGCCGGAAGTGCTGCTGGCCCGGCTGGGAGCCGAAACCAACCGTATTCGTATTGGCTCGGGAGGCGTGATGCTACCGCATTACTCGGCGCTAAAAGTGGCGGAGAACTTCCGGCTGTTGGAGGCCCTTTACCCTGGCCGCGTAGACTTAGGCATTGGCAGGGCGCCCGGCACCGACCGGATTACGGCCCACGCCTTAAACCCTCACAATACCTTTAGCGACGAAGACTTTGGGGAGCAGCTGATGAGCCTGCGGGCATATTTGCGCGATGAGGAAGTGCCCGACACCATCCATGAACGGGTAAAGGCTGCCCCGTTCATCTCTACCGTTCCTGAGCTGTGGCTGCTGAGTTCAAGCGGGCAAAGTGGCTTATTTGCTGCGCACATTGGGGCGGCTTTTTCCTTCGCCCACTTTATCAACCCGGTAGGTGGCCCTAAAATGGTGCAGCTGTACCGGGAGCGGTTCCAACCCTCACCGGAGCTGGCGCAGCCCCTCGCCAACGTGGCGGTATTTGTGCTGTGCGCCGACACAGAAGCCAAAGCCCAGGAGCTTGCTGATACCCTGGCCCTGCAGATGCTTAAGCTGGAGCTCGGCGACCGGACCCCAGTAGGCCCCTACTCAACTGTGCAAGAGTATGTCCTGGCACCAGAGCAGCGTCATCGCCTGGCCCACCATCACCGCCGCATTGTGAGTGGCACTCCGGAGTGGGTAAAGGAAGAGTTGCTGCAACTCGCTACCCACTATCAGGTAGATGAGGTGGTGGCCGTTACTATCGCCTACGATTACGCTGACCGGCTGCGCTCCTATGAGCTGCTGGCCGAAGTGTTTGAGCTAGAGGCCGCCAGCACTCCTGCTTTAACTCCCTGA
- a CDS encoding sulfite exporter TauE/SafE family protein, which produces MDAGSTANPMDFCWVEVLLTASSHYLRRVITLTLALLCLFAFLAGFIDSIVGGGGLIQLPAMLILLKGVPVPTVLGTGKVSSLAGTAAAFRHYAGRVPIRWRAVGVAAGVAGVFSFLGARVVSLLPKEMLPPLVLGLLVCIAIYTFWRKDFGSIHAPRLSEQREPLYGALVGVIIGFYDGFFGPGTGSFLLFAFVGLFGYDFISSSAAAKLVNIATNLAALAYFAYTGQILWHVAIPMAISNILGSTLGAYLAVRHGTGFVRVLFLVVVSAFILKLSWQLVG; this is translated from the coding sequence ATGGATGCTGGCTCCACAGCCAATCCGATGGATTTTTGCTGGGTTGAGGTACTGCTTACCGCGTCCTCGCACTACCTTCGTCGCGTGATTACCCTGACGCTCGCTCTCCTCTGTTTGTTTGCCTTTCTGGCTGGTTTTATTGACTCCATTGTGGGGGGCGGTGGCCTGATTCAGCTGCCGGCCATGCTTATTTTGCTGAAGGGCGTGCCCGTGCCCACCGTGTTAGGTACGGGCAAGGTTTCCTCGCTGGCGGGCACGGCAGCGGCCTTCCGCCACTATGCCGGGCGGGTGCCCATCCGGTGGCGGGCCGTAGGCGTGGCAGCCGGAGTAGCTGGTGTTTTTTCTTTTCTGGGGGCGCGCGTGGTAAGTCTTTTGCCCAAAGAAATGTTGCCCCCGCTGGTGCTAGGCCTCTTGGTGTGCATTGCCATCTATACCTTCTGGCGCAAAGACTTCGGCTCCATTCATGCCCCGCGGCTTTCCGAGCAGCGGGAGCCATTGTATGGCGCGCTGGTGGGAGTAATCATCGGCTTCTATGATGGGTTTTTTGGGCCTGGCACCGGTAGCTTTCTCTTGTTTGCCTTCGTAGGCCTGTTTGGCTATGACTTCATCTCTTCCTCGGCAGCAGCCAAGCTGGTAAACATTGCTACCAATCTCGCGGCCCTGGCTTACTTCGCATACACTGGCCAGATTCTGTGGCACGTAGCTATTCCTATGGCCATCAGCAATATACTAGGCTCTACCCTGGGGGCTTACCTGGCAGTCCGCCACGGCACCGGGTTTGTGCGCGTTCTGTTTCTGGTGGTAGTCAGCGCATTTATTCTCAAGCTCAGCTGGCAGCTAGTTGGCTAA
- the uxuA gene encoding mannonate dehydratase, translating to MLHTMRWFGPNDPVSLFALRQAGCSGVVTALHQIPVGQVWPVAEIQARQQLIEADNAQFSPLHWVVVESLPVHEAIKKGLPARTQYIEAYKESIRNLAACGISTVCYNFMPVLDWSRTNLNYVMPDGSRALRFVWQDFALFDLCILKRPGAEIDYEPAVAAAAREQFAAMSAAEVAQLTNTVLLGLPGSEEAFELAGFQNLLNEYASIDAAALRENLYYFLREVAPVAEEVGVTLCIHPDDPPFPLLGLPRVVSTEADLLGLVQAYDSPANGITFCTGSLGVRPDNDLPGIVRRLGHRIHFVHLRATKREENPRNFHEADHLTGDVDMYAVVRELVREELRRAQTGEGNARLPMRPDHGHQMLDDLEKRTYPGYSAIGRLRGLAELRGLELGIRRSLEEQQQPALPTASAHTFAQ from the coding sequence ATGCTGCACACCATGCGTTGGTTCGGGCCAAACGACCCGGTTTCACTGTTTGCGCTTCGCCAGGCCGGCTGTTCCGGTGTGGTAACGGCCCTGCATCAGATACCCGTTGGCCAGGTTTGGCCCGTGGCCGAGATTCAGGCGCGCCAGCAGCTAATTGAAGCCGACAACGCGCAGTTCTCGCCGCTGCACTGGGTGGTAGTAGAAAGCCTGCCCGTGCACGAGGCCATTAAAAAAGGACTGCCCGCGCGCACGCAGTATATAGAAGCCTACAAGGAGTCAATCCGCAACCTGGCAGCCTGTGGCATTAGCACCGTGTGCTACAACTTTATGCCGGTGCTGGACTGGTCACGCACCAACCTGAACTATGTAATGCCGGATGGCTCACGGGCCCTGCGCTTTGTATGGCAGGACTTCGCGCTGTTTGACCTCTGCATTCTGAAGCGCCCCGGTGCCGAAATCGATTACGAGCCGGCTGTGGCTGCTGCTGCCCGTGAGCAGTTTGCGGCTATGTCGGCGGCGGAGGTAGCCCAGCTTACCAACACGGTGCTGCTAGGCCTGCCTGGCTCCGAAGAAGCCTTTGAGCTGGCTGGGTTCCAGAACCTACTGAATGAGTACGCCAGCATTGATGCCGCTGCCCTCCGCGAAAACCTGTACTACTTCCTGCGGGAGGTGGCCCCGGTGGCCGAGGAAGTAGGCGTGACTCTCTGCATTCACCCCGATGACCCACCATTTCCGCTGCTAGGCCTGCCCCGCGTGGTAAGTACTGAGGCCGACCTGCTTGGTTTGGTACAGGCCTACGACTCGCCGGCCAATGGCATCACTTTCTGTACTGGTTCTCTGGGTGTGCGCCCTGATAACGATCTGCCCGGTATCGTGCGCCGCCTGGGGCACCGCATTCACTTCGTCCACTTGCGTGCCACCAAGCGTGAGGAAAACCCCCGCAACTTCCACGAAGCTGACCACCTCACCGGCGACGTGGACATGTACGCCGTGGTACGAGAGCTGGTGCGCGAGGAGCTGCGCCGCGCCCAAACGGGCGAAGGCAACGCTCGCCTGCCCATGCGCCCCGATCACGGCCACCAGATGCTCGACGACCTCGAAAAACGCACCTATCCCGGCTACTCGGCCATCGGGCGCCTCCGGGGCCTGGCCGAGCTGCGGGGCCTGGAACTGGGCATCCGCCGTAGCCTCGAAGAGCAGCAGCAACCAGCTTTACCTACCGCTTCCGCTCACACTTTCGCGCAATAG
- a CDS encoding SDR family NAD(P)-dependent oxidoreductase — MKSQTRNTLLATAAGALLAATLYSNRRGNYSLAGRVVLITGGSRGLGLILARQAVAEGARVAICARDAEELERARLELTQDGGQVLALVRNLTDANDVHTLVREVREQLGSIDVLVNNAGIITAGPLDHIELRDYEDSMDTHFWAPLHAMQAVLPDMRRRGEGRIVNIASVGGKVAVPHLAPYCASKFALVGLSEAYRAELKQYGVLVTTVCPGLMRTGSARNAIVKGQHKKEYASFIIADSLPGLSMNADSAGRQIWNACRRGEAEVILSLPAKLLSGFHGLFPGTTADVLSWVNRTLPGPTNRTGDQRRFGHESESEVSRSWLTALTRKAEKQNNER; from the coding sequence ATGAAATCTCAAACCCGGAACACGCTGCTTGCCACTGCTGCCGGCGCTCTACTAGCCGCAACGCTATACTCTAACCGCCGCGGCAACTATAGCCTCGCTGGCCGTGTGGTACTCATTACGGGCGGCTCGCGGGGGCTAGGGCTTATTCTGGCGCGGCAAGCCGTAGCCGAGGGGGCCAGAGTTGCCATCTGTGCCCGCGATGCCGAAGAATTGGAGCGTGCCCGTCTGGAGCTAACCCAAGATGGTGGCCAGGTGCTGGCACTGGTGCGCAACCTCACCGACGCCAACGATGTGCATACGCTAGTGCGGGAGGTGCGGGAGCAGCTGGGCTCTATTGATGTGCTGGTTAATAATGCTGGTATTATCACGGCCGGCCCGCTTGATCATATTGAGCTGCGCGACTACGAAGATTCTATGGATACCCACTTTTGGGCCCCGCTCCACGCTATGCAAGCCGTGCTGCCCGACATGCGCCGGCGCGGAGAGGGCCGAATCGTGAACATTGCCTCGGTGGGAGGGAAAGTAGCCGTGCCGCACCTAGCCCCATATTGCGCCAGCAAGTTTGCACTGGTAGGCCTGTCTGAAGCGTACCGGGCTGAGCTTAAGCAGTACGGCGTGTTAGTTACTACCGTGTGCCCCGGCCTGATGCGCACCGGCAGCGCCCGCAACGCCATTGTGAAGGGACAACACAAGAAAGAGTACGCCTCCTTTATTATCGCCGACTCACTGCCGGGCCTGTCTATGAATGCCGATTCGGCGGGGCGGCAAATCTGGAATGCCTGCCGCAGAGGTGAGGCAGAAGTTATCCTTAGCCTGCCCGCTAAACTGCTGTCGGGCTTTCATGGGCTGTTTCCCGGCACCACCGCCGACGTGCTAAGCTGGGTTAACCGGACCCTGCCCGGCCCCACCAACCGCACCGGCGACCAGCGGCGCTTCGGGCACGAAAGCGAGTCGGAAGTATCACGGTCTTGGCTAACTGCCCTTACCCGCAAAGCCGAGAAGCAAAACAACGAGAGATAA